A genomic segment from Deinococcus sp. YIM 77859 encodes:
- the moaD gene encoding molybdopterin converting factor subunit 1 → MQVNVVFFARLRRESGLETASLNMPEGSTVRELAAQVEQTYGLSLRGCMVAVNETYAAPDQVLQRGDEVAFLPPVAGGVDEDTRCVVLTSPLLLAEASTFLVRPEYGAQAYFVGTVRSPNGGKQVEFIEYEGFVPMAEKVMRGAAAQAREQHGELRVVIEHRVGRLLPGEASILIGVASPHRRAALEACDFLIEYLKVHLPIWKHEADEDGTHWVEGQTGHPTL, encoded by the coding sequence ATGCAGGTCAACGTGGTGTTCTTCGCGCGTCTGAGGCGCGAATCCGGGCTAGAGACGGCCTCGCTGAACATGCCCGAGGGAAGCACTGTGCGGGAGCTCGCGGCCCAGGTCGAACAGACGTATGGCCTGAGCCTGCGCGGCTGTATGGTGGCGGTCAACGAAACCTATGCCGCGCCCGACCAGGTGCTTCAGCGGGGAGACGAGGTGGCCTTTTTGCCGCCGGTCGCTGGTGGCGTGGATGAGGACACGCGGTGTGTTGTCCTGACCTCTCCTCTGCTGCTGGCAGAGGCGAGTACTTTTCTGGTGCGTCCGGAGTACGGCGCGCAGGCCTATTTCGTAGGAACAGTTCGTTCACCCAACGGGGGCAAACAAGTCGAGTTCATCGAGTACGAAGGCTTTGTACCGATGGCCGAGAAGGTGATGCGCGGCGCCGCAGCGCAGGCCCGCGAGCAGCATGGAGAATTGCGCGTGGTGATTGAGCACCGGGTAGGACGCCTGCTGCCGGGCGAGGCCAGCATTCTGATCGGGGTGGCCAGCCCGCACCGCCGCGCTGCGCTTGAAGCGTGCGACTTCCTGATCGAGTACCTCAAGGTTCATCTGCCCATCTGGAAGCACGAGGCCGACGAGGACGGTACGCACTGGGTGGAGGGACAGACCGGGCACCCTACCCTTTGA
- a CDS encoding PrsW family intramembrane metalloprotease, translating to MLLALPLALSVLLTFGWLWVFVRRDRHPEPAWLLARTFGWGLVAWAVSAAFEGSFERLGLPVLLVLLLSAVIEESSKFLAASTATSERAFDEPMDGLVYAVTAALGFALLENITYTVSFGTSAAAWHALLTTLAHALFSAPQGYALGGRYLRGGRWWRSRGLLLSITLHAVFNGLLTGQANWIQLLALGITVLLMAVLASRYYLHFEAQARKNPQRP from the coding sequence TTGCTGCTCGCCCTTCCTCTCGCGCTCTCTGTCCTGCTCACGTTCGGCTGGTTGTGGGTTTTCGTGCGGCGTGATCGCCATCCCGAACCTGCTTGGCTGCTGGCTCGCACCTTTGGCTGGGGCTTGGTGGCCTGGGCCGTTTCAGCCGCTTTCGAGGGAAGTTTCGAGCGCCTGGGCTTGCCGGTGCTGCTTGTGCTCCTGCTCTCCGCGGTGATAGAGGAGAGCAGCAAGTTTTTGGCAGCCAGCACGGCGACCAGCGAGCGTGCCTTTGATGAGCCTATGGACGGCCTGGTCTATGCCGTCACTGCGGCCCTAGGCTTTGCCCTGCTGGAGAACATCACCTATACCGTGAGCTTCGGAACATCCGCCGCCGCCTGGCACGCGCTCCTGACGACGCTGGCCCACGCTCTTTTCAGTGCTCCGCAGGGGTATGCCCTGGGTGGGCGGTACCTGCGGGGGGGACGCTGGTGGCGTTCGCGGGGGCTGCTGTTAAGCATTACCCTGCACGCCGTCTTCAATGGTTTGCTCACCGGCCAGGCGAACTGGATCCAACTGCTCGCGCTGGGCATAACCGTGCTGTTGATGGCCGTTTTGGCCAGCCGCTATTACCTGCATTTCGAGGCGCAGGCCCGCAAGAATCCCCAAAGGCCCTGA
- the ruvC gene encoding crossover junction endodeoxyribonuclease RuvC, translating to MIVLGVDPGLANLGLGLVEGDVRKAKHLYHVCVTTESAWLMPRRLQYLHEEVTRLLTEYRPDAVAIEDQILRRQADVAFKVGQAFGVVQLACAQAGVPLHAYGPMQVKQALVGTGRAEKEQIIYMVKASLGIRELFNNHAADALALALTHLAHQPMQLATTRRART from the coding sequence ATGATCGTGCTTGGCGTAGATCCCGGACTGGCGAACCTGGGCCTGGGCCTGGTGGAGGGCGACGTTCGCAAAGCCAAGCATCTCTACCATGTCTGCGTCACCACCGAGAGTGCCTGGCTGATGCCGCGCCGCCTCCAGTACCTGCACGAGGAGGTGACGCGGCTGCTGACCGAATACCGTCCCGACGCCGTGGCCATCGAGGACCAGATTCTACGGCGGCAGGCGGACGTGGCGTTTAAGGTCGGGCAGGCGTTTGGCGTGGTGCAGCTTGCCTGTGCGCAGGCCGGTGTTCCTCTTCATGCCTATGGCCCGATGCAGGTCAAGCAGGCGTTGGTTGGCACCGGCCGCGCCGAGAAGGAACAGATCATCTACATGGTCAAAGCCAGCCTCGGCATTCGCGAACTCTTCAACAACCACGCTGCTGATGCGCTGGCCTTGGCCCTGACCCATTTGGCGCACCAACCCATGCAGCTGGCCACCACTCGGCGCGCCCGTACCTAG
- a CDS encoding iron-sulfur cluster assembly accessory protein — MTVTSLPESRGEVPAKEISISEFGAQKALAILAQSGKENAGVRVFIKSGGCSGYQYGMAIDDRELEGDTIVVDRGVKLLVDRMSLPLLRGSEVDFVENMMGGGFTVHNPNATSSCGCGHSFRTDGAQAPDGEGSGGCGSR, encoded by the coding sequence ATGACGGTGACCTCTCTTCCCGAATCCCGTGGCGAAGTGCCTGCCAAGGAAATCAGCATCAGTGAGTTCGGTGCGCAAAAGGCGCTGGCGATCCTGGCCCAGAGTGGTAAGGAGAATGCGGGTGTGCGCGTCTTTATCAAAAGTGGTGGTTGCAGCGGCTATCAGTACGGTATGGCGATCGACGACCGCGAACTGGAGGGCGACACCATCGTCGTTGACCGGGGCGTCAAGCTGCTGGTTGACCGAATGAGCCTCCCCCTTTTGCGCGGAAGCGAGGTGGACTTCGTCGAGAACATGATGGGCGGCGGCTTCACCGTCCATAACCCCAATGCCACCAGCTCCTGCGGCTGCGGCCATTCCTTCCGCACGGACGGCGCTCAGGCCCCGGACGGTGAGGGCAGCGGCGGCTGTGGCAGCCGCTAG
- a CDS encoding type I phosphomannose isomerase catalytic subunit translates to MSLPSSTAPTRPLVLQPRFSQRVWGGTRLLPESPTPIGEAWVVYEENQVQFGPHAGYTLGELSAAHPRELLGRRAQGTRFPLLIKLLDCAEWLSVQVHPDDAQAQRLAGEGQLGKTEAWHILEAVPGAELIAGVRPGTDAKALRTAILAGRIMDYAERHTVQAGDTVLMPAGTLHALGPGLLLYEVQQTSDLTYRVYDWDRPASAGRALHLPESAEVTTTTRVAPQPSTPGQPGEVQELTRCPYFVLERLVGEGTALQADTLGESFHALTVTAGELHLTAGGETLKLGPLESVVVPAAAGTYSLTGTFQALRSRLP, encoded by the coding sequence ATGTCCTTGCCATCCTCTACGGCACCGACTCGCCCTCTCGTGCTTCAGCCCCGGTTCTCCCAGCGGGTGTGGGGCGGAACGCGGCTGCTGCCCGAATCGCCCACGCCCATCGGTGAAGCCTGGGTCGTGTACGAGGAGAACCAGGTTCAGTTCGGCCCACACGCCGGGTACACGCTGGGGGAACTCAGCGCTGCCCATCCCCGCGAACTTCTGGGCAGGCGGGCGCAGGGCACGCGTTTTCCCCTGTTGATCAAGCTGCTGGACTGTGCCGAGTGGTTGAGTGTCCAGGTTCACCCTGACGACGCCCAGGCCCAGCGGCTCGCAGGCGAGGGGCAGCTCGGCAAGACAGAAGCGTGGCACATCCTGGAAGCCGTTCCGGGCGCCGAACTCATCGCAGGAGTTCGGCCGGGAACGGACGCCAAGGCCCTGCGCACGGCGATCCTCGCGGGCCGGATTATGGACTACGCCGAGCGGCACACCGTACAGGCAGGAGACACGGTCTTGATGCCGGCCGGAACGCTGCACGCCCTCGGACCTGGCCTGCTGCTGTACGAGGTGCAGCAAACCAGCGACCTCACCTACCGGGTCTATGATTGGGACCGTCCCGCCAGCGCTGGGCGCGCACTCCACCTCCCCGAGAGCGCCGAAGTCACGACCACGACCCGGGTTGCGCCCCAGCCCAGCACCCCGGGCCAGCCGGGGGAAGTGCAGGAACTCACACGCTGCCCCTACTTCGTGCTGGAACGGCTGGTTGGTGAAGGCACAGCCCTTCAAGCAGACACGCTGGGCGAAAGCTTCCACGCCCTCACCGTCACTGCGGGTGAACTTCACCTCACAGCCGGGGGCGAGACACTCAAGCTGGGACCACTCGAATCGGTGGTGGTTCCTGCGGCCGCCGGAACGTACAGCCTGACAGGCACGTTCCAGGCACTGCGTTCACGGCTGCCCTAG